Proteins encoded within one genomic window of Citricoccus muralis:
- the gyrB gene encoding DNA topoisomerase (ATP-hydrolyzing) subunit B, which yields MSKVEHAYDAGDITVLEGLEAVRKRPGMYIGSTSARGLHHLVYEVVDNSVDEALAGYCDTIDVTILADGGLRVSDNGRGIPVDMHPTEGKPTVEVVMTILHAGGKFGGGGYAVSGGLHGVGISVVNALSSRVDTEIHRQGSVWRMSFANGGVPQGELVKGEDTDRTGTTQTFYPDASIFETVEFDFETLRARFQQMAFLNKGLRITLTDERELESNDVASDEIAGASSADQPDEAGIAEGSAAEGTAERTLRRVDYLYEDGLLDYVKHLNSSKRAELVHDDVIAFESEDTDQKIAVEVAMQWTTAYSESVHTYANTINTHEGGTHEEGFRAAMTSLINRYARNKELLKAKDENLSGEDIREGLTAVISVKLSEPQFEGQTKTKLGNSEARGFVQKVVTEELGDWLERNPNLARDIVRKAQLASQARLAARKARDNARRKSPLESFGMPGKLADCSSKNPNECEVYIVEGDSAGGSAKRGRNPATQAILPLRGKILNVERARLDRALGNAEVQSMITAFGTGIGEEFDITKLRYHKIVLMADADVDGQHITTLLLTVLFRYMRPLIEQGYVFLAQPPLYRIKWSNAPHDYVFTDAERDAAVEAGSARGWRYPKENGIQRYKGLGEMDYKELWDTTMDPEHRTLLQVTMDDAAAADEIFSMLMGEDVESRRNFIQQNAKDVRFLDI from the coding sequence CTGAGCAAAGTCGAGCATGCCTACGATGCCGGCGATATCACCGTGCTTGAGGGTCTTGAGGCCGTGCGCAAGCGTCCCGGTATGTACATCGGCTCCACCTCCGCCCGCGGCCTGCACCACCTGGTGTACGAAGTGGTCGATAACTCGGTGGATGAGGCGCTGGCCGGCTACTGCGACACCATCGACGTCACGATTCTTGCCGACGGCGGGCTGCGAGTGTCCGATAACGGGCGCGGTATCCCGGTGGATATGCACCCGACCGAGGGCAAGCCGACCGTGGAAGTCGTCATGACCATCCTGCACGCCGGCGGTAAGTTCGGTGGCGGCGGCTACGCGGTCTCCGGCGGTCTGCACGGCGTCGGTATCTCCGTGGTGAACGCGCTGTCGTCGCGCGTGGACACCGAGATTCACCGTCAGGGCAGCGTGTGGCGGATGAGCTTTGCCAACGGTGGCGTCCCTCAGGGTGAACTCGTGAAGGGTGAGGACACCGATCGCACCGGCACCACCCAAACTTTCTACCCGGATGCCAGCATCTTCGAAACCGTCGAGTTCGACTTCGAGACGCTGCGCGCCCGGTTCCAGCAGATGGCGTTCCTCAACAAGGGACTGCGCATCACCCTCACCGATGAGCGCGAGCTGGAATCCAACGACGTCGCATCCGATGAGATCGCCGGAGCCAGCAGCGCCGATCAGCCCGATGAGGCCGGGATTGCCGAGGGCAGCGCTGCGGAAGGAACCGCTGAGCGTACCCTGCGCCGGGTCGACTACCTCTACGAGGACGGTCTGCTCGACTACGTCAAGCACTTGAACTCCTCCAAGCGCGCCGAACTCGTCCACGACGACGTCATCGCCTTCGAATCGGAGGACACCGACCAGAAGATCGCCGTCGAGGTGGCGATGCAGTGGACCACCGCCTATTCGGAGTCGGTGCACACCTACGCCAATACGATTAACACCCACGAGGGTGGCACCCACGAAGAGGGCTTCCGGGCGGCGATGACCTCGCTGATCAACCGCTACGCTCGCAACAAGGAACTGCTCAAGGCCAAGGATGAGAACCTCTCCGGTGAGGACATCCGCGAGGGCCTGACCGCGGTGATCTCCGTGAAGCTCTCGGAGCCGCAGTTCGAGGGCCAGACCAAGACGAAGCTCGGTAACTCCGAAGCGCGCGGATTCGTGCAGAAAGTGGTTACCGAGGAACTCGGCGACTGGCTGGAACGCAATCCGAATCTGGCGCGTGACATCGTGCGCAAGGCCCAGCTGGCCTCGCAGGCACGACTGGCCGCCCGCAAGGCGCGCGACAACGCCCGTCGTAAGTCTCCGCTGGAATCTTTCGGCATGCCCGGCAAGCTGGCGGACTGCTCCTCGAAGAATCCGAACGAGTGTGAGGTCTACATCGTGGAGGGTGACTCCGCGGGTGGTTCTGCCAAGCGCGGGCGCAATCCCGCCACCCAGGCGATTCTGCCCCTGCGCGGCAAGATCCTCAACGTAGAGCGGGCCCGATTGGACCGCGCACTCGGCAACGCTGAGGTGCAGTCGATGATCACCGCTTTCGGAACGGGCATTGGCGAAGAATTCGATATCACCAAGCTGCGGTATCACAAGATCGTGCTGATGGCCGATGCCGACGTCGATGGTCAGCACATCACCACCCTGCTGCTCACCGTGCTGTTCCGGTACATGCGCCCGCTGATCGAGCAGGGCTACGTGTTCCTGGCGCAGCCGCCGCTGTACCGCATCAAGTGGTCCAACGCCCCGCACGACTACGTGTTCACCGACGCTGAACGCGATGCCGCCGTCGAGGCCGGTTCTGCCCGCGGCTGGCGCTACCCCAAGGAGAACGGCATCCAGCGCTACAAGGGCCTGGGTGAGATGGACTACAAGGAACTGTGGGACACCACCATGGATCCGGAGCACCGCACCCTGCTGCAGGTCACCATGGATGACGCTGCCGCCGCCGATGAGATCTTCTCCATGTTGATGGGCGAAGACGTCGAATCGCGACGCAACTTCATCCAGCAGAACGCCAAGGACGTGCGCTTCCTCGACATCTGA
- the recF gene encoding DNA replication/repair protein RecF (All proteins in this family for which functions are known are DNA-binding proteins that assist the filamentation of RecA onto DNA for the initiation of recombination or recombinational repair.) translates to MRISHLSLTNYRSYTQLDLELQPGTNVLVGRNGVGKTNVAEAIGYVSTHQSHRVSNDAPLVHFGADQARIRTRVHRGERAVAVDLEINPGKSNRVAINRGAPQRAREGLGLLRSVLFAPEDLQLVNGDPGVRRRFLDDLIVQMRPALGGARSEYDRVLRQRNALLKSARTSGKWTDEHDATLAVWDEHLAVTGARLLNGRLHVLQLLAEPLATAYAHLADANKTASYRYDSAVALAAGQHQDIPSEAELAEAMREALQGQHRLERDRGVTLVGPHRDDVILNLGAAPAKGYASHGETWSLSLALRLASYDVLVADDADEHARPLLILDDVFAELDATRRLRLAALADRAEQVLVTAAVAEDLPDELEGPRFFVQMDEGVSSIGESGG, encoded by the coding sequence GTGCGGATATCCCATCTCTCACTGACGAACTACCGGTCATACACGCAGCTCGATCTCGAACTGCAGCCCGGCACCAACGTGCTGGTGGGCCGCAATGGCGTCGGCAAAACCAATGTTGCTGAGGCCATCGGCTATGTCAGCACGCATCAATCGCACCGGGTGAGTAATGATGCTCCGCTGGTGCATTTCGGGGCTGATCAGGCTCGGATTCGGACGCGGGTTCACCGGGGTGAGCGCGCCGTCGCCGTCGACTTGGAGATCAACCCGGGGAAATCGAACCGGGTAGCCATCAACCGGGGTGCACCGCAGCGGGCTCGTGAAGGTCTCGGACTGCTGCGGTCGGTGCTTTTTGCCCCGGAGGATCTACAGTTGGTGAACGGGGATCCCGGAGTGCGGCGCCGGTTTCTGGACGATCTCATTGTGCAGATGCGTCCGGCCCTGGGTGGGGCGCGCTCGGAATATGATCGGGTGCTGCGCCAGCGCAATGCCCTGCTGAAGTCAGCGCGCACTTCCGGAAAATGGACCGACGAACACGATGCCACCCTGGCGGTGTGGGATGAGCACTTGGCTGTGACTGGTGCCCGGTTGTTGAATGGGCGGCTGCATGTGTTGCAATTGCTCGCCGAACCGCTCGCTACGGCCTATGCCCATCTCGCGGATGCCAACAAAACCGCTAGTTATCGGTACGACTCCGCGGTTGCTCTGGCGGCCGGACAGCACCAAGACATTCCATCGGAGGCGGAGCTGGCCGAGGCGATGCGCGAGGCATTGCAGGGGCAGCATCGGCTTGAGCGCGATCGCGGGGTCACCCTGGTGGGGCCCCACCGCGACGACGTCATCTTGAATTTGGGTGCGGCCCCCGCGAAGGGTTACGCCTCGCACGGAGAGACGTGGTCGTTATCGCTGGCACTGCGACTGGCCAGCTATGACGTGTTGGTGGCGGATGATGCGGATGAGCATGCACGGCCACTGTTGATTCTCGACGACGTGTTTGCCGAATTGGACGCCACGCGCCGGTTACGCTTGGCGGCCTTGGCGGACCGCGCCGAACAAGTTCTGGTGACGGCGGCCGTCGCCGAGGATTTGCCGGACGAGCTGGAGGGCCCGCGGTTTTTCGTGCAGATGGACGAGGGTGTGAGCAGTATCGGTGAGTCCGGTGGCTGA
- the dnaN gene encoding DNA polymerase III subunit beta: MKFTVERDILTDAVSWAARSLSPRPPVPVLSGLLITAKDGLVSIASFDYETSARLEVEADIETEGTILVSGRLLNDIVKSLPAAPVTVETEGSKVVLTCRSSRFALATMPVDEYPTLPSLPEVSGTIDGAAFAHAVSQVTVAASKDDTLPILTAIKVEIEGDTITFLATDRYRLSMKEITWTPSDPSISTSVLVKSRTLTEVARSLAGGGELQLRLSNDGTGQELIGFSSGGRRTTSLLVDGEYPKIRALFPESSPIHAVVETSQLVEAVRRVALVAERNTPLRMAFTDGQVSLDAGAGDDASANESMPCQLDGEEITVAFNPGYLSEGLNVIGSEYVRFAFTSAPKPALLTGQSEQDNGEVDDYRYLVMPIRITS; the protein is encoded by the coding sequence GTGAAGTTCACTGTTGAACGCGACATCCTGACGGACGCTGTCTCCTGGGCTGCCCGCTCGCTCTCGCCTCGTCCTCCTGTGCCTGTGCTCTCTGGTCTGTTGATCACTGCAAAGGACGGGCTCGTGTCCATCGCGAGCTTTGACTACGAAACCTCTGCGCGGCTTGAAGTCGAAGCCGATATTGAGACCGAAGGCACCATCTTGGTGTCCGGTCGTTTGCTGAACGACATCGTCAAGTCACTTCCTGCTGCACCGGTCACCGTGGAAACCGAGGGTTCCAAGGTAGTTCTCACCTGCCGCAGCTCCCGTTTCGCGCTGGCCACCATGCCCGTAGACGAATACCCAACGCTGCCCTCACTGCCGGAGGTCTCCGGCACCATTGACGGCGCAGCATTCGCTCATGCCGTCAGCCAGGTCACGGTTGCTGCATCGAAGGACGACACTCTTCCGATCCTCACCGCCATCAAGGTCGAGATCGAAGGTGACACCATCACCTTCCTTGCCACGGACCGCTACCGACTCTCGATGAAGGAAATCACCTGGACTCCGAGCGATCCGTCGATTTCCACCTCGGTGTTGGTCAAGTCCCGCACTCTGACGGAAGTTGCCCGATCCTTGGCAGGTGGCGGTGAACTGCAGCTGCGCTTGAGCAACGACGGCACCGGACAAGAACTGATTGGTTTCTCCTCCGGTGGACGCCGCACCACCAGCCTGTTGGTGGATGGCGAATACCCGAAGATCCGGGCACTGTTCCCGGAGTCCAGCCCGATCCACGCCGTCGTCGAGACGTCGCAGTTGGTGGAAGCGGTCCGTCGTGTGGCCCTGGTGGCTGAGCGCAACACTCCGCTGCGCATGGCATTTACCGATGGACAGGTTTCTCTGGATGCCGGAGCTGGAGATGACGCCTCGGCCAATGAGTCGATGCCATGCCAGCTCGATGGCGAAGAAATCACTGTAGCGTTCAACCCCGGGTACTTGAGCGAGGGCCTCAACGTTATCGGCTCCGAGTACGTGCGGTTCGCATTCACCTCCGCTCCCAAACCCGCTCTGCTGACCGGACAGAGCGAACAGGACAACGGTGAAGTGGATGACTACCGCTACCTGGTCATGCCGATCAGGATCACCAGCTGA
- a CDS encoding DUF721 domain-containing protein: MADPESTWDLPADEAPAPTDVDAPAVALNRARQAAQAAGFTAASASRRTRKFTGDGREEKPASRRRRRSTLDASQQGKDSRLIGAVFDRLVAERGWDEPVAVGSVLSRWPELVGPDIAAHAQVEEFDHAQVVIRCDSTAWATQLRLMTPTLLGQLEDKLGPGVVREIVVKGPSAPSWKKGPRSVRGRGPRDTYG, encoded by the coding sequence GTGGCTGACCCCGAATCAACCTGGGATCTGCCGGCGGATGAAGCCCCGGCGCCCACCGATGTGGATGCCCCGGCGGTGGCCCTCAACCGGGCCCGCCAGGCGGCACAGGCTGCCGGATTCACGGCGGCGTCGGCAAGCCGCCGCACCCGGAAGTTCACCGGTGACGGCCGGGAAGAGAAACCGGCCTCGCGACGTCGTCGTCGTTCCACCCTCGATGCATCACAACAGGGCAAGGATTCTCGGTTGATTGGCGCCGTTTTTGACCGACTCGTGGCCGAACGCGGCTGGGATGAGCCGGTGGCGGTGGGATCGGTGCTGTCTCGGTGGCCCGAACTGGTGGGACCGGATATTGCCGCGCATGCGCAGGTGGAGGAGTTCGACCATGCGCAGGTGGTGATCCGGTGTGATTCCACGGCCTGGGCGACCCAATTGCGGCTGATGACGCCGACGCTACTCGGCCAGCTCGAAGACAAGCTTGGTCCGGGGGTGGTCCGCGAAATCGTGGTGAAGGGACCCTCGGCACCGAGTTGGAAAAAAGGTCCGCGTTCGGTGCGAGGCCGCGGTCCGCGCGACACCTACGGGTGA